CTGTTCGATTGTTTCTCGCAGCTTCTTTTTGGTAGAGGAAGTCGTCGTCTAGCGACCAGGTACGTCCCAAGGTGTCGTTTTCCGGAGTAACTTTCTGCCCTCCTACGTTTAATCTGTAAACCGTATGGAGATTCTTGTCGGACTCCGGAGTAATCTCGAGGTCGTTATTAGCGGAGAACACTTCGATGGCGTTGACAAGAGCTACATAGGTAGGTTCAGGAACAAACCGGATTTCGAGTTTCCGAGAGTTGATCATCAGGAGAAACTCCTCGACTCGTGGAGTCTCGGTGAAGTTCTGAACCGAGAAACTTTTGAAGTGGTGAGTGGAGCCAGAAGTGGCGGAGACGGTGAAGCGAGAAGTTAAAAGCTCTGTCCGAGATGAGACATGGAGACGCACAAAGTGTAGACCGACAGAATCGAGTTGGAGGTTGTAAGAAGAAGGGCGTCTGAATATCCTCACCGTCCCGTAGATTCCGGGGCCTGATTGGTTGATGGCTTCAGTTCCTTTGCTGCTGAAGGAGAGGGAGTTACCACCGGAGATCATATCTCCGACGAAGGTCCGACCACCATAGGTGATGTTAGAATCCGAGCCACAGTTGACGTAGAACTTCTGGGGACGAGAGTATGGAGAAGTAGCGGAAAGAGTGTGacgtggaagaagaagaacaatagCTACAATTGTCATGAAGAGAGAAACAGAGTATCTAAAACAGAGTTTCTCCATAGTTGTGAATTTGTGATAgaaaaaattagagagagagaaatgaagAGAGTCAATAGATGAAGAAACATGTGGTTGGTGTGGAAGAGgattgaggaagaagatgagattGAAAGATACTGTAACAAAGAATTGAGATTATTGGAAGAAGACTCGAGTGGACTTTTCAAGtcttcgtctctctctctaactaaTCTTTACCTTACGATGCTCTCCAAAATTGACTTAGTCATTCATCCCTACTGTTATCTATTatgtttgtttggtttcttcTGGCAagataaatttttctttattcgaatttggttttatttgattttttcacTTTTGATGTAGTAACTTGATTTATGTTATcgaattttatttctttatgatcaaaatatattttgagaTCGTTTGTTTATAGTATTTGTATGATGTTTGAGTATTTTGTGTCTCGTAAATGTGTTATATGTTTACCCAATTAgccaataaaaaaacaaacgtATCAACtcataaacagaaaaaaatatataacaccgAGAACCAGAAACATGATCTTATATTATTTTCGAACATAAAAGACAAATTAACATTCAAGCAAAGTTACAACATTCAAGCAAAACCATCGAAAGTCTTATGGACAATGGGACGAGCTTTACACATGGCTAGCAAGGGAGTCGCTGGACGCATCATGGGTGCTTCTCTAGTTTCAATATACTCTTCTCCAGTTCTCTCCCATTCAAAACACTGAACCATCGATCCGAGAGCCAAGGTCACTAGCCGATGAGTTAGCGCGACCCCGGGACAGGCTCGTCGTCCGATCCCAAAAGACAACACCTTTtgcttttccttttcattttcgAACCTCTCTGGCTTGAACATTTCTGGATCTTCCCATACAGATGGGTCTCTATGCATAGCCCAAACGTTTACCAATAGCATTGACCCACGTGGAACATCGTACCCTGCCAACATGCAATCGTCTGATGTCATGTGGGGCACAAGTGTCGGAGCTGCCGGGTGAAGACGTAAGGTCTCCAACACAATCCCTTGGAGATAAGGGAGACTTTTAGTATCCGGTTCATCTATTAACCGGTCAAAACCGATCTTGGTATCGATTTCGGTTCTTGCTTTCCTTAATACCTCTGGATGATTCAACAAATTCAACATGGCCCATTCTAACGTCCCTGTTAATGTTTCAGTTCCAGCAAGAATCATAACctgtataattaaaatcaagaaTCAATCAATGGCTATAACTTATAAAGTTTAGTTAGTGTTCTTACATATTAAAAATGGATTTCTCAAGACCAAGACATAGCATATAGTGTTTTGTGCTAGTGTTGTTGTTGTGTCACACAACCCGTATAATTCTCAATACTTACTATTATGATTCCTTTCAGAGTGACATCCGTGTAATAATCTGGCTGCATTTGTTGGAGAGAGAGCAAGTGATCCATCATAGTGTTGCCCTTTTCTTTATTAGCACGTTTCTCATCCACCAGACTCTGTAAGAACTCATCGACTCGGCCAGCTAACTCCTTGAcctgtttttcaaaatttgtgaACCAACGCAAGATTGGGATATAATCGTTAGCATTGCCTGCGCCTGCCTTGGCCACCACCTCGTCAATCAGATGTCTCACTCGCCGCGCGTTGTCGTCTTGCTCTGTTCCGTCACCATAGAATCGTTTCCCAGCCATCATTCTAAGGATGTTATTTATAGTCAAGTCCATAAACAATGATCTCATCTCCACCCTCGCAAACCCCTGATTCATAAGTGGatcacacaaacatatgatcagttCTCAAATTGTTCagaatatataaacattttgagaTCATACGAAAATCCTATTAGAGTTCCTTTTTGGGCAAACCTTTCATtagattaaaataaacaaagtcATTACCATGAAGGTAAGCttgaaatgaaacattttgttcCTATATATTAGAGTTCCTTTGCATGGTGTTATATATAGTACCGAAGCAACATCTGAAACTGTAACCAGAGCTGGGCGTGTACACTGAAACATCTTAATGGCCCTTCATTTTATGGGGCTTTCATTtccaaaaagataaataaatacatatatatatatatatgataatgaAATATATTGTGTAACTAGAGAATAAAAACAGTTGATAAAATAAAGAAATCTGCTTAGATAGAATCAGTAAACATTTTGGATGAATTTTACTTCATTAGAATTTTAGTCTAAAAATTGTACATCATAAAAACTGtggttttaaaactaaatttttttttgttggtacaGTTTATGAAAAGCATCACTTaatctgtaattttttttttttaaaatagagcATTGGAAGTCTCAAGTCAGGGTCTGATTGTAGCACTTGAACATGGTCCTGGTTTAGGAAGACCATTAATTTTGAATTATGTATATTAATTGAGCTCTATAATTAAATCTATGTACATGCTCCTGTAAAATACTGATGCGTAAAAGCTCACATACATGTTGAGAGTTCTTGGAGAGACGCAGTAGCAAGTGTCGGATCTCGTCCGTACGAACAGATAACAAGCCATTGAGCTTGTGTGACGAGAAGATCTCGAGAGTGCTGATACGGCGCAAGTTTCTCCAGTGGTCACCATAAGGCGCACTGGTCATAGTGGTGAAGTTGTACTCAATGTGTTTTCCGACAATGAACTCTGGCCGGTTAGCCAAAACAATGTCGTTTTTGGTAAAGCACTCTTCAGCGACGGAGTAGGAGGAGACGACAACCGCGAGACGGTTTCCGAGGCGGAGTGAGAATATTGGAGCACCGTCGAGGGACTTAGAGAAGGTTAGGAATGTACGGTGGAGCGGCTGCTTGAGTAGGTGAAGGTGTCCAATGAACGGCAGTGGTCTAGCCGGACTTGGTGGTAGGTTAAACTTGATATGCCGTTTACCAAACAAAAGTTTTAGAGaaatgagaaagaagaaagcGAGAGATAAAACTAGGAAATGGGTTTCCATTAGATCTaatctttttgttgttgttggagATGAGACTTAAGCGTTATACCTTATTTTATAATGAAAGCGAGAGTCGTCTCGCTAAGAAGCATGCATGATGATTGAAAAAAtctgttcaattttttttttgtatttgcatGGGTGTTGTACCACCCGTCACTAAAGTTTTTCGTAACGTCTAATGCAGTTAATGACTACTAAATTTATGTAGTAATTGTACAAAAATAATAACtgtctatttattttgtttttattagggTCTAATGGATGGACAATTCTTAAAACTTTTCTTTCTAGCTTacaaattatttgaattttgaacGTTTGgcttcccaaaaaaaaattgaaataaaaacaaaataaaatttcagattttctgataaatgaaaaatcaaataaagTACTAGTTAACCGTTGATAATTTTATAACCAGAAGATTATGAACCAAAAAGACACTTGAGTTTGTGGAGCCTTGGTTTCTAGTTATTTTAGATGTCCACAGCCCCAGTATATATGTCCTACCACTGAACCACATAGTCTTCTTATTATCCGGAAACCCCCACTTTCCGTATGTTGTTCACAAACACTTACTACGTGAACACTCATCAGTCTTAccatttcaataaatttttcatttttttaagcaaaaaaaaaaaaaattcattagaaTAGCccatatttcaaaatattaaccaaataataaaaaagctaACTTGACGCGTTCGTGCCATGTATTAAGTAATATAGCATAAATGTCATTTACTATccagttatttttattaaatggatataaaaagacaaagaaaagagTGTTAAGCATTTAGAATCTTATGAACAATAGGGCGAGCTCTACACATGGCTAGCAAAGGTGTCGCTGGAAGCATTGTGGTTGCTTCGGTAGTGTCAACATATTCTTCTCCAACTCTCTCCCATTCAAAACACTGAATCATCGACCCAAGAGCCAAACGCAGTACCCGCTGAGCTAGCCCAGACCCCGGACAAGCCCTTCGTCCCATCCCAAACGTTATCAACTTtttatcttctcctttcttctcgaACCGCTCTGGCTTAAATTTTTCTGGCTCTTCCCATATATCAGGGTCTCGGTGAATGGCCCATACATTTGCGATTACCGTCGTGCCACGCTGGAAGTTGTAGCCTCCAACTATGCAATCATCTGTCGCCCTACGTGGAGGTAACGGAGCTGCCGGGTAAAGTCGAAAAATCTCTGATACGATACATTGGAGGTAAGGAAGATTCAAAGCATCTGGTTCATCCATTAACCGGTCTAAACCAATTTTGGTATCGATTTCAATCTTTGCTTTCTTTAATACTTCTGGATGGTTCAACAAGTTCAACATCGCCCATTCCAAGGTTCTTGTTACCTATACAAACAAAAGTCAagctttattaattatatagatCTTGACTAGTGTTGTGTTAATGATGTATTAAACAGATTCCTGAATACTTACAACTATTAGTCCTTTGACGGTGACATCCGTATAATTATCAGGTTGAGTTTCTTGGAGAGAAAGCAAGTGATCAATCATAGTGTTACCCTTTTCTTTTTGTGAACGTTTCTCATCTACAAGTCCTTGAAGAAACTCGTCCACCCGAACCGCCAACTTCTTGACCCTTTTCTCATAACTAGTAACCGAACGGAGGAGAGGAAGATAGTCAGAGGCGTGTCCTACACCAGCACTGGATACTGCTTCGTCAACCAACTGCCTCACGCGTTTTGAATCGTCGTCTTGCTCTGCTCCGTCTCCATAGAATCGTTTTCTGGCTATCATCCTGAGGATATTATTGATTTGGAAGTTCCCAAACAGTGACCTCAACTCCACCTTTGCAAACTTCTGAATTATTATCACAGAAACAAAGGtaggaataaaaaaaatgttaagattACCACATGGATAAGTATAAGATGGTACTGGAGCCATGGAAAAAGGTGAGCGCCTTTAAAAACCAAGTAGCAGTGTAGAACTATCCTACACATTAACAACTGCTTCTATTTGGAAATCTATGGAACTTGAAACAGTATTGGAACTCAGGTTGGCATGTGCATCAGAGTCGGTCAGAGATTTCAGGagttacagtttttttttggtcaaatatattttcaacaGTTTATGGAGGCtatcttcatatatattaaacctTAATAGAGTTGGATGTTACTCTAACGGtattctattttagaataaaagatagagtgatgaacaaacaaaaaacaaattatatctatatatagagtaaacctattttttactctattataaagtgaaaaatagagtactATTGAAGCATTTTTATTCTAAActttattttagagtgaaaaatagagtgagaTTGGAGATTTCTTAAGGATAATTGTTAATTCAAGAGTCCAATGCACAAGATTTTGATTGGATGttcaaattaatgaaaatacacaAGCGAGTAAAAATCCTCTAAATATAAAGCAATAATCTCTAAATACACAAACATTTTTAATCAAAACTGGAAAAGATCTTACCAAAAACACATTTCCTttaataattagttattaataatttatgttcACCATTTTATAAGTTATAAAACTGACAGATGCGCTGGTATCAAAAGCAAAATGACAAATGCTGGTTTTTGTTACATGACAGTTTTGTAACTTTACTAACTTACAAAATGTTGGAACGTTGCAAAagtaatgtttttaatttaattcattatattttgatAGTCAGAGACACGTCAAGAAATTAGCCGTAGTAAATTTTGTccatatatttaaaagaaaaacgtTTGATAAGAAGATATACTTGAAAGCTTTTATAAAATACGTCAATAAAAGTTATTGTATGTAATTTATCTaactaaaaatagaatatatctcaaaataattcatttttaataacgAGTCACAACATTATATAGAACTTAAATAATTGTTGCCATACTATATACTACAAAAGTATTGCATAACGTTCAGACCAAATTACATCTCTTAGTGACCATGACTCTAAGGCCTTGTTTCATGTGAAGAATAATAGAAGGAACTGGCTCAATCTTGTGTCCTTCAACGATCTTTACCTCATAGTTTTGAATGATTTTCACAGCCACTGTCTTCATCTGCGTCATAGCCACTTCTTTCCCCAAACAAGTCCTTGGACCAGCATTAAACGACAAGAACTTAAAAGATGGCACATGTATCAACCTTCCAGTTTCCGAAATCCATCTCTCTGGTTTAAACTCTGATGCATCTTCTCCCCATACCGATTTCATTCTCCCTAGTGAGTACAGACAAAACACAATCTTCGTACTTGGATCGACTCTGTGTCCGCTCGGAAGAACGTCGGGTTTTGTAGGAGACTTGTGCTGAAACGGAACCGGTGGGTATAGCCTGAGGGCTTCACACAAGGCGCCATGTAGATACACCAACTTGTTTAGTTCTTGGGGATTGAACGAAGAGAAATGAACAGGATCATTATCGGTTCTTGGAGATAGTTTTGTGTTGATTTCTTGACGAATCTTGGTCGTTACTTCTGGATTCTTGGAGAGAAGCCAGAAGAACCAAGTGAGAGCAGAGCCTGTGGTGTCTCTCCCCGCTAACATGAAGCTTAAAATCATGTCTCTGAGGAACTTGTCGTCACCCGGATTCAACAACTTGTACTTGGTGGTGTCTACGTCCATGTAAGACATCAACAAATCTTTAGAAGAAGAGTCTATGCTAGTAACTCCGCGTGTTATTTCATCTCTCTTTGAAGCTATGCACTTGGAGCAAACTCGATCAAAAGTCGAGTGAGCTATACTCATCTTCAACTCATCTCCAAACCCAAGCAACCTTTGCATCTTCCAAACAATCTCCGGCTTGAAATGCCTGAAAAATATAGCTTCCTCTGCTTCATCTAAAGCCTTAGCAAACTCGATTTCAGGCATTTCGATCGAGAGACAACCTGGATCGATCCCGGTCGCTAAAACAAACGTAGTGTCGAAGGTGAATCTTTGGAACACATCCTGTAAATCAAAGACTAGTTTCTTCTCAGCAAAGTGATCAAGAATGGGGACAAGACCTTTCTCTAGCTTACTCATGTTTGTTCTTAGTGTAAACCTTTGAAACTCCGGACGACTCATCATGCTTTGAGCTGACTTCCTCAGATCCTTCCATAAATCTGAATCCGCGTTGAAAATCCCATCTCCTAAGACATCGAAGAGCTTCTTGAACTCGGATCCTTTAGGGTAGTTTGCGAAGTTTGAGCTCATGATATGATGAATATTAGCCGGATCTACGGTGAACAGCATGTCGAGGCCTCCGAAACGTGGGCCTTTGAAAGGAAAAGTTAAGTTGGAGGCCTCGAGAAACTCGGTTACATAGTCGTACACACGAGGGATCTCTACGAGTAGGCCCGGGAGCATACCGAGGAATGGCCAGTTCGTGGGAAACGAACGGTGAGGTTTCTTCATAATCAAGAAATATCCAAAGAAGTAGGAGAAACAAAGGAAAGAAACTGAGATTTCAAGTAAGCTTATCATAGCCATTAGAGAGAAAACTGAAGAGCTCAAGGCGAAACTGAGATTTTCAAGAAAATACATACGGAGATGAAATGTCAGTGCGCTGTTGAAAGTGTTTAAAACCCTACTTTTGTCGTTTTCTATTATTGGTCCTCACCAGTTTTGGACGTTATCTAGCTCTGTTGCACCTAATTTTGAGACCATTAAATACCATTAGTAAGTATTAACTAGTTACtttgatatatataacattattcgAGACGGACAAATTCCTAGGCTAGCCATCTTTTCTATGATCCCGCACATGTTGATCACTTTTCTTAATTAATTCACTCACCCATAAAACCCTACAACCCTTGTATTTtcctgaacaaaaaaaaaaagcatgacCTAAACTTACGTTATATAttgacaaaatattttcttattaaacaACATATTCTTTTCAAAGTTTTGGCATCACCaaattaattagaaaatttGTGATTATAGATCTCTTATCATATCTGATAAAGGAACCAATAAAAACTTTTCACGTCACACTTGTCTTGACAGATCCTTCTTTATTCCACAAAAGTATCACACACAACATTCTTAATGTGTAAcacaacacaaaccaaactcCATAGAAATATGTTAAATCATTGTCCATGTAAAATAACAACAACATGTCAAGCTCCAATCACTTAAGGTTACACGAACCAAATTCCAAAGGAGAAAATCTTTCCACATCCTTTAGTGTAAATATTGCAACGACAGATCAAAACTCCAATTTCTTGAGTTTAAAGGAGCGACCTAATCAACTCTTATCTGACCTCTCTCAATGATTGTGGTATCAAGGGGTACAACTATTTTCTTTGCTTTTCGGAAACCTTTACTGTTTAACGGATTTCTTATGGAAACTTGCTCTCTGTAACCCAATCATGTTATTGGGCTGAGGCCGTATGCCTAACATCTTCAGTGAATTGATTGAACAAAATTGTTTTTGGCAAAATATGTTACAGATTGTAGTCGAACATGTCATTATTTTTGTTACATgctcaaatatattatataaacgtGGATTTTAATTAGTTAAGTTGAGAGTagtgcactacaagaaaacatcggcaTACTGacggaaaaaatcgtcggtatgtcgtcggaataacgctattccgaggacataccgacgaaaaaatcctcggaaatatctcctcggaaattcatattttctcggaaatccctcggaaatttccgacggaattccgaggaaactaaaTTCCGAAGAAACTCCGAGGACACTAAGTTCGTCGGAagattcctcggaatataccgagggacgccttcctcggaatatttcgatggaattccgatggttcaatcctcggaagtttcgacgaaacattcctcggaatgttcatcgggaatttccgaggaacctggccctcggaaaattccgaggaaaatcttttcctcggaaaattccgaggaacttctttccctcggaatttcggaaaaaaataatttttttaaaaaaaatatttttaaaaaaaattaaaatttttgaaatttaaattcgaaaatataaaattaaatttaaaattgaaaacatattagataatattcaaagttaaataaaacattccgagtttttgaaaaaaaaaaaaaattacgggtcttgaatgttcggaaacacctcgttcgggtacatcctcttcatcatctccatcatttgctcgttcagcctcttaTGTGtttcatagcccgcctgttgagctgccatctgagtctccaacgcagatatgcgatcatccttgtccttcagctgagccgtaagtacttctggatcaacatagggcggtggtgcagaagaaggagcagccgaccgggagcgacgacccaaaccgaccaaacgtcccttcttctttggaaccgactgaaatattaaataaccaaatttaaataatataaaaagatgataaaataaaaatcaaaaaataaatgaattgaactttaaaaaaaaagaacttaccgattcaacgatttcgttgattcgaaccctggacaagttggtcgaagccgtcgaatcgtcatcatcggtttgaagctgagacacttcgtcatacacctgagtttggaccaggtcgaccacgtccctcacaagaccatcatcaatctgaccggtcttcttgttggtatacgcccttttcatTAGGGCGatatcatcaaccggctcgccctcattttcttccgccttgaaaaaaacataaattaaacaaacattagaaatttgaagaaatgcacaaaaaataaaattctgaaacttaaataattgaagaaaaagcggttgaacttaccatgcgatctcccagagtggcaatagattgagcacccaagttatgcttgtagatgcccttccctttacgatcgctcctgcggttgttggagttggtggaagaagtttctttcgtctcttccttatctcaatgcgcacacaactccttccagaccatgtcgttcatcgactttgggacattttaattaaaaaaaaaatagttaaataaataaaaaattgtttaataaatttaaaaattgtttaataaattaaaaactaccttgtttatttcccacttcttcttctgtttttgatatgaacttctgctggaaagtagtactcggcaaagtttgaagtttcttcattgatcatctgtgcgactatagaaccttccaccctacttaaatttttcaccatcttcttcaaatgtaacatataccgctcatacagatacatccatctatactgcacaggaccaccaagttccaattctcttaccaggtgaataacaagatgctccataacatcaaaaaatgagggaggaaatatcttctcaaggttgcactgaatcacggctatgttagtctttaaattttcaataccttcaagagtcactgatctcgtgcataaatcgcggaagaaaccacttatccctgcaattgcttcatgaacatttcgtggtaatagttccttgaaggcaaacggaaggaggcgctgcatcattacatggcaatcgtggcttttcaagccagtaaactttccttcctttctgtcgatacagttacgcaaattagaggcgtaaccgtctggaaattccacatcgtttgaaatccaatcaaagaacgcatcttttcccgttgcatcaagtcggtatatgggaaaaggagccctaccattctcatcaacatgaagttctgaacgagcacatatatcgactaaatccagtcttgacttcaaattatcctttgttttaccttgaacattaaggatcgtgttcatgagattgtcaaaaaaattcttctcaatatgcatgacatctaaattatgccttagtagatgatcctcccagtatggcagatccaagaaaatactttttttgtgccagttatg
The nucleotide sequence above comes from Brassica napus cultivar Da-Ae chromosome A9, Da-Ae, whole genome shotgun sequence. Encoded proteins:
- the LOC106365171 gene encoding cytochrome P450 81D11-like, which translates into the protein METHFLVLSLAFFFLISLKLLFGKRHIKFNLPPSPARPLPFIGHLHLLKQPLHRTFLTFSKSLDGAPIFSLRLGNRLAVVVSSYSVAEECFTKNDIVLANRPEFIVGKHIEYNFTTMTSAPYGDHWRNLRRISTLEIFSSHKLNGLLSVRTDEIRHLLLRLSKNSQHGFARVEMRSLFMDLTINNILRMMAGKRFYGDGTEQDDNARRVRHLIDEVVAKAGAGNANDYIPILRWFTNFEKQVKELAGRVDEFLQSLVDEKRANKEKGNTMMDHLLSLQQMQPDYYTDVTLKGIIIVMILAGTETLTGTLEWAMLNLLNHPEVLRKARTEIDTKIGFDRLIDEPDTKSLPYLQGIVLETLRLHPAAPTLVPHMTSDDCMLAGYDVPRGSMLLVNVWAMHRDPSVWEDPEMFKPERFENEKEKQKVLSFGIGRRACPGVALTHRLVTLALGSMVQCFEWERTGEEYIETREAPMMRPATPLLAMCKARPIVHKTFDGFA
- the LOC106373964 gene encoding cytochrome P450 81D11, encoding MAPVPSYTYPCGNLNIFFIPTFVSVIIIQKFAKVELRSLFGNFQINNILRMIARKRFYGDGAEQDDDSKRVRQLVDEAVSSAGVGHASDYLPLLRSVTSYEKRVKKLAVRVDEFLQGLVDEKRSQKEKGNTMIDHLLSLQETQPDNYTDVTVKGLIVVTRTLEWAMLNLLNHPEVLKKAKIEIDTKIGLDRLMDEPDALNLPYLQCIVSEIFRLYPAAPLPPRRATDDCIVGGYNFQRGTTVIANVWAIHRDPDIWEEPEKFKPERFEKKGEDKKLITFGMGRRACPGSGLAQRVLRLALGSMIQCFEWERVGEEYVDTTEATTMLPATPLLAMCRARPIVHKILNA
- the LOC106365172 gene encoding alkane hydroxylase MAH1-like, with translation MYFLENLSFALSSSVFSLMAMISLLEISVSFLCFSYFFGYFLIMKKPHRSFPTNWPFLGMLPGLLVEIPRVYDYVTEFLEASNLTFPFKGPRFGGLDMLFTVDPANIHHIMSSNFANYPKGSEFKKLFDVLGDGIFNADSDLWKDLRKSAQSMMSRPEFQRFTLRTNMSKLEKGLVPILDHFAEKKLVFDLQDVFQRFTFDTTFVLATGIDPGCLSIEMPEIEFAKALDEAEEAIFFRHFKPEIVWKMQRLLGFGDELKMSIAHSTFDRVCSKCIASKRDEITRGVTSIDSSSKDLLMSYMDVDTTKYKLLNPGDDKFLRDMILSFMLAGRDTTGSALTWFFWLLSKNPEVTTKIRQEINTKLSPRTDNDPVHFSSFNPQELNKLVYLHGALCEALRLYPPVPFQHKSPTKPDVLPSGHRVDPSTKIVFCLYSLGRMKSVWGEDASEFKPERWISETGRLIHVPSFKFLSFNAGPRTCLGKEVAMTQMKTVAVKIIQNYEVKIVEGHKIEPVPSIILHMKQGLRVMVTKRCNLV